A genomic region of Planococcus kocurii contains the following coding sequences:
- a CDS encoding bifunctional folylpolyglutamate synthase/dihydrofolate synthase: MIIGLEQYKTKWNIQTDSAIHPGLEAITSALEELGNPHKAGKFVHLAGTNGKGSTATFLSAILQAHEHSVGNFYSPCIENLHDQIQIDGKPVSSDELDLVMKQLSMVTTPLTDFELLTAAAFMIFRNHALDFTIIEAGMGGGLDSTNVIHPEIAIIPSISMDHTNFLGTTIEEIAWHKAGIIKKWKPVVVGKLTHEALEIVQATANDLHAEVIQPQELATVQLKLKGPHQLVNASLALEAARELLGAGFSEQKALQSLSFAHIAYRFEEVFPEVFFDGAHNKASAEALVETIKQLFPNRPIHIVMGVLKGKDYASVLRQLETVSDHFTFVDFDDSRALPAEILFSENSSKRKTILNWYDILPVHDNEEVTIVTGSIYLLTVLRNSTSPFFQCYQS; encoded by the coding sequence ATGATCATCGGACTAGAACAATACAAAACAAAATGGAACATACAGACAGACTCAGCCATTCACCCTGGATTAGAGGCCATCACGTCTGCTCTGGAGGAATTAGGCAATCCACATAAAGCAGGCAAGTTTGTTCATCTGGCTGGAACAAATGGCAAAGGATCCACCGCAACGTTTCTGTCAGCGATCTTACAAGCACACGAACACAGTGTCGGTAACTTTTACTCGCCTTGCATTGAAAATCTTCATGATCAAATTCAAATCGATGGAAAACCGGTTAGTTCAGATGAACTTGATCTGGTGATGAAACAGTTAAGTATGGTAACAACACCATTAACGGATTTTGAACTGTTAACAGCCGCCGCATTTATGATTTTTCGAAATCATGCACTTGACTTTACCATTATTGAAGCAGGAATGGGGGGAGGATTGGATAGCACAAATGTGATCCATCCGGAAATTGCGATCATCCCATCCATCTCTATGGACCACACAAACTTTCTTGGTACTACAATAGAAGAAATCGCTTGGCATAAAGCAGGAATTATTAAAAAGTGGAAACCTGTCGTAGTGGGTAAACTGACACATGAAGCATTGGAAATCGTTCAAGCCACTGCGAACGATTTGCATGCTGAAGTAATCCAACCACAAGAGTTAGCTACTGTTCAACTAAAACTTAAAGGACCGCATCAGTTAGTAAATGCTAGTTTGGCATTAGAAGCTGCGAGAGAACTGCTTGGCGCTGGGTTTAGCGAACAAAAAGCTCTACAAAGCTTATCGTTCGCACATATCGCTTACCGGTTTGAAGAAGTTTTTCCTGAAGTTTTTTTTGACGGTGCCCACAATAAAGCGAGCGCCGAAGCCTTAGTTGAGACGATCAAACAACTGTTTCCGAATCGTCCGATTCACATTGTTATGGGAGTACTGAAAGGGAAAGACTACGCGAGTGTGTTGCGTCAATTAGAAACGGTTAGCGATCATTTTACCTTTGTTGACTTTGATGACAGCAGAGCGTTACCCGCAGAAATATTATTTTCAGAAAACTCTAGTAAAAGGAAGACAATTCTAAATTGGTATGATATATTACCTGTACATGATAATGAAGAAGTGACTATAGTCACTGGTTCGATTTACCTGCTTACTGTTCTTAGAAATTCTACTTCTCCATTTTTTCAATGTTATCAGTCATAA
- a CDS encoding PulJ/GspJ family protein encodes MYQVQLKGLFHMLCRSNKLNNNKGVTLVELLATIILVSIIATLAYTVLFQGYSNYQRTKVETELRDEADLIMASLISDLFVSKKSDLKLTETCKNGIVESYVKVTKKDGSSYETGFKNKQILIKNQSVQFFNQSVSLVNPTCTGSSSEILNSNLTSIDGVAYTVSFTLEIVKKQKKIQKEFINTIVVIND; translated from the coding sequence ATGTATCAAGTTCAGTTGAAGGGTTTGTTCCATATGTTATGTCGATCAAATAAACTGAATAACAATAAAGGTGTTACATTAGTTGAGTTGTTGGCAACAATTATACTCGTTAGTATAATAGCTACTCTTGCATATACAGTACTTTTTCAAGGCTATTCCAACTATCAGCGTACGAAAGTTGAAACCGAATTGCGTGATGAGGCAGATTTGATTATGGCTAGTTTAATTTCTGATTTATTTGTCTCCAAAAAATCCGACTTAAAATTAACTGAAACCTGCAAAAACGGGATAGTTGAGTCGTATGTAAAAGTAACCAAAAAAGATGGTTCTAGCTATGAAACTGGGTTTAAAAATAAACAAATACTTATAAAAAATCAGTCTGTACAATTTTTCAATCAATCAGTTTCGTTAGTAAATCCTACTTGTACTGGTAGTTCATCTGAAATTCTAAATTCTAATCTTACTTCAATAGATGGCGTTGCATATACTGTTTCATTCACACTAGAAATAGTAAAAAAACAAAAAAAAATTCAAAAGGAATTTATAAACACTATTGTAGTTATTAATGACTGA
- a CDS encoding ATP-grasp domain-containing protein has translation MTSCWIIYNGSLVSDKFEDQARLVAEAAERAGIDVKIMKNFEVVMDLSVNLSIPDFAVLLDKDILLGYFLKSRGVPVYNDPAVIDLCDNKATQYVQLAAHDLPMPRTIVAPKVYPNFSIMESGYFEKIINQLNLPMIIKEGHGSFGMKVYLIETEAQFYEKVDSLRGVDFVFQEFIASSRGRDIRVNIVGDQIVAAMYRHSETDFRANITNGGVASPIQLTAVQEKLALEAADAVGATFAGVDLLFGDNDQPLVCEVNAAAHIRNILNVTGINVADAMIAYIVEDLA, from the coding sequence ATGACAAGTTGTTGGATTATTTATAACGGAAGTTTAGTTTCCGATAAGTTTGAAGACCAAGCTAGGCTGGTTGCCGAGGCAGCAGAAAGAGCCGGCATAGATGTAAAAATTATGAAAAATTTTGAGGTTGTAATGGATTTATCAGTCAATTTAAGTATACCCGATTTTGCCGTGTTATTGGATAAAGATATCTTACTTGGCTACTTTTTAAAAAGTCGAGGGGTGCCCGTTTACAACGACCCCGCAGTGATTGATTTATGCGACAACAAAGCGACTCAATATGTCCAACTAGCAGCGCACGATTTGCCCATGCCACGGACGATTGTTGCCCCAAAAGTTTATCCGAACTTCTCCATAATGGAATCTGGTTATTTCGAGAAAATTATTAATCAGTTGAACTTGCCGATGATCATTAAAGAAGGTCACGGCTCTTTTGGCATGAAAGTCTATTTAATTGAAACCGAAGCGCAATTTTACGAAAAAGTCGATAGCCTACGAGGTGTCGATTTTGTATTCCAGGAATTTATCGCATCGAGCCGCGGTCGCGACATTCGCGTTAATATTGTAGGAGATCAAATTGTGGCAGCGATGTATCGTCATTCTGAAACAGATTTCCGCGCGAATATAACAAATGGCGGTGTGGCGTCGCCAATCCAACTAACTGCCGTTCAAGAAAAACTAGCGTTGGAAGCTGCTGATGCCGTTGGTGCCACCTTTGCTGGAGTCGATTTGTTGTTTGGTGACAACGATCAGCCATTAGTATGCGAAGTCAATGCCGCCGCGCACATTCGCAATATTTTAAATGTCACAGGCATTAATGTCGCGGACGCCATGATTGCCTATATAGTGGAGGACTTAGCATGA
- a CDS encoding GspE/PulE family protein yields the protein MAKIRKRLGDILVDHGLLTQSDFDEALNTKKPEQKIGDALLQRGLITEQQLIETLEVQLGIPHVSLFRYPFDKNLFNMVPKEMAKRNQLVPLKIEGDKLFIAMTNPMDYITIDDLRLTTGFQIAPVIASKEDVTKTISKYYDEESFDEFIVDLPEKEQGQQEDMGDLDAPIVRLVSQILSTAVSLKASDVHMDPQENRVLIRYRIDGSLRTERILPKAMQGMITARIKILANLDITESRIPQDGRIKTNVDMRPIDLRVSSLPTVYGEKVVMRILDLSANLTDISKLGFSELNMERFMREIDKPNGIILISGPTGSGKSSTLYAALNKLNSEEVNIITVEDPVEYQLEGINQIQVNTNVGLTFAAGLRSILRQDPDIVMVGEIRDKETADISIRASLTGHLVLSTIHTNDSIASITRLMDMGIEPFLVTASLNAVVAQRLIRRVCRDCREIHQATEREKHIFEKRGLTIETIARGSGCSQCNMTGYRGRMAIHEVLVVNEEIKDIINRNGTAGEIREIALQNKTIFLIDDGLSKVKEGMTTTEEVLRVAMMD from the coding sequence TTGGCAAAAATACGTAAGCGACTGGGGGATATTCTAGTCGACCATGGCTTGTTAACACAGTCAGACTTTGATGAAGCCCTCAACACCAAAAAACCAGAACAAAAAATAGGAGATGCGCTATTACAACGAGGATTGATTACAGAACAACAGCTGATTGAAACTCTTGAAGTGCAATTAGGCATTCCACACGTTTCATTGTTCCGTTATCCTTTCGATAAAAACTTGTTTAATATGGTGCCAAAGGAAATGGCAAAGCGCAATCAGCTAGTGCCGCTAAAAATAGAAGGTGATAAATTATTTATTGCTATGACAAACCCGATGGATTATATCACGATTGATGATCTTCGATTGACAACGGGGTTTCAGATAGCGCCAGTAATCGCCTCAAAAGAAGATGTTACTAAAACAATTTCTAAGTATTATGACGAAGAATCATTTGATGAGTTTATTGTTGATTTGCCTGAAAAAGAGCAAGGACAACAAGAAGATATGGGAGACTTAGATGCACCGATTGTCCGTTTAGTCAGTCAGATTCTTTCAACGGCTGTATCGCTAAAAGCAAGTGACGTTCACATGGATCCTCAAGAAAACCGAGTATTGATTCGTTACCGAATTGATGGGTCCCTCCGAACGGAACGTATATTGCCAAAAGCGATGCAAGGGATGATCACAGCGCGCATTAAAATCTTGGCGAATCTTGACATTACAGAAAGCCGGATTCCACAAGATGGTCGGATTAAAACAAATGTAGATATGCGACCTATCGACTTGCGGGTTTCTTCATTGCCGACTGTCTACGGAGAAAAAGTTGTCATGCGAATTTTAGATTTAAGTGCAAACTTAACTGATATTTCCAAGCTTGGCTTTAGTGAACTGAATATGGAGCGCTTTATGCGTGAAATTGACAAACCAAATGGTATCATTTTGATTTCTGGTCCTACCGGTTCAGGTAAATCATCGACTCTTTATGCAGCCTTGAACAAGTTAAATAGTGAAGAGGTTAATATTATTACGGTAGAAGACCCGGTTGAGTACCAACTAGAAGGCATTAACCAAATTCAAGTAAATACCAATGTCGGCTTGACTTTTGCGGCTGGACTTCGTTCTATTCTGCGCCAAGATCCCGATATCGTCATGGTAGGGGAAATTCGCGACAAAGAAACAGCTGATATTTCGATACGGGCATCACTTACAGGTCATTTAGTGCTGAGTACGATTCACACGAATGATTCAATTGCTTCGATTACGCGTTTAATGGACATGGGCATAGAACCGTTTCTTGTAACGGCTTCTCTAAATGCGGTAGTTGCACAACGGTTAATCCGTCGTGTCTGTCGAGATTGCCGTGAAATCCATCAAGCGACGGAACGCGAAAAGCATATTTTTGAAAAAAGAGGTTTAACAATTGAAACAATTGCGCGTGGGAGTGGTTGTTCACAATGCAACATGACGGGCTACCGTGGTCGCATGGCGATTCATGAAGTGCTTGTTGTCAACGAAGAGATAAAAGACATTATCAATCGTAACGGAACAGCTGGAGAAATTCGCGAAATTGCACTGCAAAACAAAACGATTTTCTTGATTGACGATGGCCTATCAAAAGTGAAGGAGGGCATGACAACTACAGAAGAAGTTCTGCGCGTTGCCATGATGGATTAA
- a CDS encoding type IV pilus modification PilV family protein produces the protein MNNDRGFTLVEVLASLVILSIVLTSFTVVFANTNRLAVTNSEKLVVINLADSYLERVKLTPNEFIDSYPPLKNIDSKQKPSFIHTINEKNYDVLIKIKKETSAPLLSVVVVVKAVDSNVSSSVEGFVPYVMSIK, from the coding sequence ATGAATAACGATAGAGGGTTTACACTAGTCGAGGTACTTGCTTCCCTAGTCATTCTTTCTATTGTATTGACGAGTTTTACAGTAGTTTTTGCGAATACAAATCGGTTGGCAGTGACAAATAGTGAGAAGCTAGTTGTTATTAATTTAGCTGATTCTTATTTAGAACGAGTCAAATTAACTCCTAACGAATTTATTGATAGTTATCCACCTCTTAAAAATATTGATAGTAAACAAAAGCCTTCTTTTATCCATACAATAAACGAAAAAAATTATGATGTTCTTATAAAAATAAAAAAAGAAACTTCCGCTCCTTTGCTAAGTGTCGTGGTTGTTGTAAAGGCGGTAGATTCTAATGTATCAAGTTCAGTTGAAGGGTTTGTTCCATATGTTATGTCGATCAAATAA
- a CDS encoding ATP-grasp domain-containing protein, with amino-acid sequence MKLLYETADAKRNHEFIEELQRFGDVRLIQWDDWSSNGLQLLAETVKSETVVFRARRPQAARFLEDQQVRLVNRAEVNRIANDKWQSYQLFLFLGVPVIPSYQTATEFPCVAKTADGHGGSEVWLLQAVQDMPVTSSPLIFQPVIQHQADVRAYVIGNKVVGAVKRCSKDSFKVNYSLGGTVEKYILTAAQEKDVLRIARALKSDYVGIDFLLLEDGQHLFNEIEDPVGARSFYKTHEENIAELLVEYLRTLEQHAPFGREDRPK; translated from the coding sequence ATGAAACTTCTCTATGAAACAGCGGACGCAAAACGCAACCACGAATTTATAGAAGAACTGCAGCGTTTTGGTGATGTTCGTTTGATCCAGTGGGACGATTGGAGTTCAAACGGACTCCAGCTACTCGCGGAAACCGTTAAAAGTGAAACCGTGGTGTTTCGTGCGCGGCGCCCGCAAGCTGCACGATTTCTAGAAGACCAACAGGTTCGACTGGTAAATCGTGCCGAAGTCAACCGTATTGCCAATGACAAATGGCAAAGTTATCAATTGTTTCTATTCCTTGGAGTGCCTGTTATTCCTAGCTACCAAACAGCAACTGAATTTCCGTGTGTGGCAAAAACCGCAGACGGGCACGGAGGTTCCGAAGTTTGGCTGCTCCAAGCCGTTCAAGACATGCCCGTTACCTCTTCGCCACTGATTTTCCAGCCGGTCATTCAGCATCAAGCGGACGTCCGTGCTTATGTAATCGGCAATAAAGTCGTTGGTGCTGTCAAACGCTGCTCTAAAGACTCTTTTAAAGTGAACTATTCTCTCGGTGGTACTGTTGAGAAATACATCCTCACTGCCGCTCAAGAAAAGGATGTCTTACGTATTGCCCGCGCTTTAAAAAGCGACTATGTCGGAATCGATTTTTTGCTATTAGAAGACGGTCAGCACCTGTTCAATGAAATCGAAGATCCTGTTGGGGCCCGGTCATTTTATAAAACACACGAAGAAAACATCGCTGAATTGTTAGTAGAATACCTGCGAACACTGGAACAACATGCACCGTTTGGGCGGGAAGATCGACCGAAATGA
- a CDS encoding type IV pilus twitching motility protein PilT has translation MPTTYIDEILTAASKLDVSDIHLTAGIPPVFRMNGELQRYGEQIVTPDQSREISEALIPKKAWDTFVLKGEMDYAYSLPGVARYRVNSFQQRGSVSHAFRAIASGIPTIDQLKMPAILKTLAETHQGLILVTGPTGSGKSTTLAAMIRHINETMTKHIITLEDPIEYLHRHGTSIINQREIGFDTNSFSNGLRAALRQDPDVILVGEMRDLETITTAITAAETGHLVMATLHTSSASSTIERIIDVFPAGQQAQIRTQLGGVLKAVVSQRLLPKADGKGRIAATEVMINNTAVANLIRTEKVHQIPNVILTNRAAGMHMMSTSIQELLTSGKITRQVAHPYLRGED, from the coding sequence ATGCCTACTACCTATATAGATGAAATATTAACAGCAGCCAGTAAGTTAGATGTGTCAGACATTCACTTAACAGCAGGTATTCCACCGGTCTTTCGGATGAATGGAGAACTTCAGCGATACGGCGAGCAAATCGTAACGCCAGATCAGTCGAGGGAAATCAGTGAAGCGTTGATTCCCAAAAAAGCATGGGACACGTTTGTGTTAAAAGGAGAAATGGATTATGCCTATTCGTTACCTGGTGTTGCAAGATATCGTGTCAATTCGTTTCAGCAGCGAGGCTCTGTATCGCATGCTTTTAGAGCCATTGCTTCAGGAATTCCAACAATTGACCAATTAAAAATGCCAGCCATACTAAAAACACTTGCCGAAACTCATCAAGGTTTGATATTAGTCACTGGACCAACAGGCTCTGGTAAATCGACGACCTTGGCTGCAATGATTCGCCATATTAATGAAACAATGACGAAGCATATTATTACGTTAGAAGATCCAATTGAATACTTACACAGACACGGTACATCAATTATTAACCAACGAGAAATTGGCTTTGACACCAATTCGTTTTCAAATGGCTTGAGAGCGGCTTTGCGCCAAGATCCAGATGTTATTTTAGTTGGAGAAATGCGTGACTTGGAAACGATCACTACCGCCATTACGGCGGCCGAAACAGGACATTTGGTGATGGCAACACTTCATACATCTAGCGCGTCATCTACAATCGAGCGAATTATCGATGTGTTTCCAGCGGGTCAACAAGCGCAAATCCGCACGCAACTGGGTGGTGTATTAAAAGCCGTTGTTTCACAGCGTTTGTTACCAAAAGCAGATGGTAAAGGCCGTATCGCTGCAACAGAAGTCATGATTAATAATACGGCCGTAGCGAACTTAATCCGTACCGAAAAAGTACACCAAATACCAAACGTCATTTTGACCAATCGTGCAGCGGGCATGCACATGATGTCAACGTCGATTCAAGAACTGTTAACGAGTGGGAAAATCACGCGTCAAGTGGCTCACCCTTATTTAAGAGGGGAAGACTAA
- a CDS encoding VanW family protein codes for MNNQVFGKTFLTIFLSGLLFFGVSNAGATVIDKWLFPKEQFGDDTYIGTTNVSNMEVAGAMAQFSGTLENWHQSSELLVRYQDATANYPLDDAEILLEETAQQAQSGMQNSFLYNLPEKTTERFLTENFPRVAFSEAEVQKINVKLEEALEAGLEKTTVTISDDSLDVEQETVSKVAFPQVSINENTVAVVAAINGMQIAPGEKFSFLTFINELKPIGLSDSELTEIASAIYAVVLKTNFKIEERSIGNRIPEKIAIGEEATINRSLGIDLVFSNPNASSFTLNTAFTDDSLTVSLEGFPFVYDYTVSTSSKETVNPRLIKQYSAFVTTGKVVEEEGSEGVRVEIVRSIMDNGDELKVEAISTDFYPPINRIELYPLTAPPAEVVPETGLDGSPEEEQVPGESADEKSEADSESGKEQAAENGKTEADSGKTGSSTDKETNNSTPNSDKNSETDKPIYDKGGNLVNP; via the coding sequence TTGAATAATCAAGTTTTCGGTAAGACGTTTTTAACAATTTTTTTATCGGGGTTGTTGTTTTTTGGCGTTTCCAATGCAGGAGCTACAGTCATAGACAAATGGCTATTTCCAAAAGAGCAATTTGGTGACGATACGTATATAGGCACAACAAATGTTTCAAACATGGAAGTAGCTGGAGCTATGGCGCAATTTTCTGGAACGCTCGAAAATTGGCATCAGTCTTCCGAATTACTAGTAAGATATCAAGATGCTACTGCAAATTATCCGCTAGATGATGCAGAAATTCTGTTAGAAGAAACAGCTCAGCAGGCACAGTCCGGTATGCAAAATAGTTTCTTATACAACCTTCCAGAAAAGACCACTGAGCGCTTTTTAACTGAGAATTTCCCGCGAGTGGCATTTTCTGAAGCAGAAGTACAAAAAATTAACGTAAAATTAGAAGAAGCACTTGAAGCAGGTCTTGAAAAAACAACCGTAACAATTAGTGATGATTCTCTTGATGTTGAACAAGAGACCGTATCAAAAGTAGCTTTCCCACAAGTATCAATCAATGAAAACACAGTAGCTGTTGTGGCAGCCATCAATGGTATGCAGATTGCTCCTGGTGAAAAATTTTCCTTTTTAACCTTTATCAATGAACTAAAACCTATTGGATTATCAGATTCCGAACTTACTGAAATCGCTTCGGCAATTTATGCGGTAGTACTCAAGACAAATTTCAAAATAGAAGAACGTAGTATTGGAAATCGAATTCCAGAAAAAATTGCTATTGGCGAAGAAGCAACCATTAATCGTTCGCTTGGCATTGACTTGGTTTTTTCTAATCCAAATGCTAGTTCTTTTACATTAAATACAGCATTTACGGATGATTCGTTAACTGTGTCATTAGAAGGCTTTCCCTTTGTATATGACTATACTGTTTCAACTTCTAGTAAAGAAACTGTCAATCCTCGATTGATTAAGCAATACAGTGCTTTTGTTACGACTGGAAAAGTAGTAGAAGAAGAAGGGAGCGAAGGTGTTCGTGTTGAAATAGTCAGGTCGATTATGGATAACGGAGACGAGCTAAAAGTTGAAGCCATCTCTACTGACTTCTATCCACCTATTAATCGTATAGAACTTTATCCATTAACAGCTCCTCCTGCAGAAGTAGTTCCAGAAACAGGATTAGATGGATCTCCAGAAGAAGAACAGGTACCGGGTGAATCAGCAGACGAAAAGAGCGAAGCTGATTCTGAATCAGGAAAAGAGCAAGCGGCTGAAAACGGTAAAACTGAAGCTGATTCTGGTAAGACAGGTAGTTCTACAGACAAAGAGACAAATAATTCAACTCCAAATTCAGACAAGAATTCGGAAACCGATAAACCTATATATGATAAGGGTGGAAATTTAGTTAATCCTTAA
- a CDS encoding sensor domain-containing diguanylate cyclase — protein MAGNNKRKKILWILWVLLVPVSLIIAYQLFPPTIEDPWNLFAYVLFFVLMSLMPMNINGASTFLVQWVTVALFLKYGIFIEILVSQLTMLIVLYRSRTDEEQSLRIPFNSMMFLAVSLIAGLTYIAVGGEFNSLNLTTVITFGLIFQVASVLSNQIIYYLYDYTTGNRSKFFSIDAIWDFALMLLVFPYAIALYLFEAYIGVAALVLLGVPFLTMTVIMKMYNNSEQINVDLKKAGVIGHQLAARLETDEILDLFVAQVAKMFKVEYTYVIDYRDELQQFLRIYENDQFEPRNIAPVPYKKGVAGQAILTGESSIYNEKADWKKWVTGNFPADTESIMATPIARNNKIEGVLVLASKKKYAFAKHQLQILEILSTYFAVSLEKAGYMQKVIAKSERCGLTKLYNYRYLDESLESCIKELNEGRLDQLSLVMMDIDHFKSINDRYGHQSGNDILVQLADILREEIGDEGTIARYGGEEFVVLLQNYSKELAMLLAENLRKRIENHDFLIENDLGADREQQIVHITMSMGVSTAPDDSDEGMTLIRNADRALYIGAKQAGRNKVAAYVK, from the coding sequence ATGGCCGGTAACAATAAACGGAAAAAAATTCTTTGGATCCTGTGGGTCTTGTTGGTGCCGGTAAGTTTAATCATCGCTTATCAGTTGTTCCCACCGACCATAGAGGATCCTTGGAACTTGTTTGCTTATGTGTTGTTTTTTGTATTAATGAGTTTGATGCCGATGAATATTAACGGGGCGTCGACTTTTTTAGTGCAATGGGTGACAGTTGCACTGTTCTTAAAGTATGGAATTTTTATTGAAATACTGGTTTCACAATTGACCATGCTCATAGTTTTGTATCGCAGTCGGACAGATGAGGAGCAGTCGCTAAGAATTCCTTTTAACTCCATGATGTTTTTAGCTGTTTCGCTCATTGCTGGCTTAACATATATAGCAGTAGGGGGTGAGTTTAATTCGCTCAACCTGACAACTGTTATTACTTTCGGCCTGATCTTCCAAGTAGCTTCCGTATTGAGCAATCAAATCATTTATTACTTATATGATTATACGACAGGCAATCGCAGCAAGTTCTTTTCGATAGACGCCATATGGGACTTCGCTTTAATGCTGCTGGTTTTTCCGTATGCTATTGCGTTGTATCTATTCGAAGCCTATATTGGAGTCGCCGCACTGGTCTTACTAGGAGTACCGTTTTTGACAATGACTGTGATCATGAAAATGTACAACAATTCAGAGCAAATTAATGTTGACTTGAAAAAAGCAGGCGTAATCGGTCATCAACTCGCTGCGCGTTTAGAGACAGACGAAATACTCGACTTATTTGTGGCACAAGTCGCCAAAATGTTTAAAGTTGAATACACTTATGTCATCGATTACCGTGACGAGTTGCAGCAATTTTTGCGAATCTATGAAAACGATCAATTTGAGCCGCGTAACATTGCTCCAGTCCCTTACAAAAAGGGAGTCGCGGGACAAGCCATTCTGACCGGCGAATCTTCTATCTACAATGAAAAAGCAGATTGGAAAAAATGGGTGACAGGCAATTTTCCAGCAGATACAGAAAGCATCATGGCGACACCTATCGCACGGAACAACAAAATAGAAGGGGTGCTCGTACTGGCATCTAAAAAGAAATACGCCTTCGCCAAGCATCAACTGCAAATTTTAGAAATCCTCAGTACGTATTTTGCCGTGTCACTGGAAAAAGCCGGCTATATGCAAAAAGTTATCGCCAAAAGCGAACGCTGTGGCTTAACCAAATTGTATAATTACCGCTATCTAGATGAAAGCTTAGAAAGCTGCATAAAAGAACTAAACGAGGGGCGATTGGACCAGTTGTCCTTAGTGATGATGGACATCGATCACTTCAAGAGCATTAACGATCGTTATGGACACCAAAGCGGCAATGATATTCTCGTGCAACTAGCGGACATACTAAGAGAAGAGATTGGCGACGAAGGAACGATTGCTCGTTACGGCGGCGAAGAATTCGTCGTATTGCTTCAAAATTACAGCAAAGAGCTCGCTATGTTACTTGCTGAAAACTTGCGTAAGCGCATTGAAAATCATGACTTTCTAATTGAAAATGATTTAGGAGCAGATCGTGAGCAACAAATTGTCCACATTACGATGAGCATGGGTGTATCAACTGCACCTGACGATAGCGATGAAGGAATGACGCTCATTCGAAACGCGGACAGGGCGTTGTATATTGGCGCAAAGCAGGCAGGACGGAATAAGGTTGCGGCGTATGTAAAATAA